The genomic stretch TGTATTAGCACCCAGCGCTGTATTACCAGCACCAGACAATGAAGTAATCGTGTCACTAGCACCTAATGCATAAGTAGCACCAGATGCCACAGCTACCGATGTGCTATCAGACAAGCTACCAGTTACGCTCAACGTACCACCATTAATCGCTGTTGCACCGGTGTAAGTATTAGCACCACTAAGCACAACAGTACCAGCACCAATCTTCGTGATGCCATAGCTACCTGAGATCACACCTGACAAAGTTAGGGTGTCGCCTGCGTTAGTTGCACCAAGGTTACTGTTAGCAGTCAAAATAATGTCACCCGCCAAGCTACTTGTGACATCAGTTAATGTGCCGCCCGCCAAAGTAATTTGTTCTGCACCAATCGCCACGTTCTGCAGATCCAAAGTGGCCCCTGCTGCAACTGTAGTGCCACCTGCCGTTGTACCAAGTGCTGAACTATTAGTGGCAATGAGGCGACCAGCGTTAACGCTTGTTGTACCCGTGTAGGTGTTAGCACCACTTAAGGTAAGCGAACCACTACCACGTTTAACCAATGCGCCACCGTTACCGCTAATCACACCAGAAATCGTTGTGTTATTGGCATCACCTACAGTTAATGTGTAGCTATTAAGGTTGATTGAACCTGCACCAGACAATGAAGTAATCGTGTCACTAGCACCTAATGCATAAGTAGCACCAGATGCCACAGCTACCGATGTGCTATCAGACAAGCTACCAGTTACGCTCAACGTACCACCATTAATCGCTGTTGCACCGGTGTAAGTATTAGTAGCAGATAACGTTAATGTGCCTGCGCCAGATTTAGTTAATTGACCTGAACCAGCCAAGATCGCTGAGATAGTTGTTATGCCAGTTGCATTTGTGACATTGTAGTTAGCGCTTGTTAGTTGACCAGTCGTACCACTGATAGAACCACTTGATAAGGTCACATTACCAACCGTGTCATTGAAACTTGCAACATCAAATGTACCCCCAGCAACATTCAATGCACCAGCATCAGCCAACACATTGCTTGCGCCTAACGCCAAGGTACCGGCATTAATGGTTGTACCACCTGTGTAAGTATTAGTACCGCTTAAGGTTTGTGTACCGCCACCTACCTTAAACCCGCCAGTACCTGCAATCACACCCGCATAAGTTTCGAAAGCATTAGTCACATTCAAGGTGCTACTACCAAGTGATACTTGGCCGTTACCACTCAATGAAACAATATTGGTTACTGAGCTACCAACACCAACTAAAGAAGGATGGCTAAAGTTAACCCCATAGTTACCACCCCAGTTATTACCATTCACATCAGTAAATGTAATTTTTGCAGAAGTTGCAACACCAGTCAGATTCAGGGTAACTGAATAGTTAGTCAGCGTTGTAGTCGTTGTAAATTGAGTGCTGTTAGTACCAATCAGGGTATTAGAGGCATCATATGCTTCAATCGTAATCTTGCCGGCACGTCCAGCAAACGTTGCATTTTGCTTACCATTGACAGATAAGGTTAACGCTGTGTAAACGTCTGCTAGCGCAATTGTTTTATACACAGAAACGTTAGCAGGGTATGAAAAGATCAATTCACCGTTATAAAACGCTACTGTATTAGTACTTGTAGCACTATATGTACCGAAACCTGCGCCATTCGTTGCCCAGTTGCTGGTTGAAACAAAACTATCTGTCACCAAATTAGGTCCAAGCCCAGTTTTAGCTGTGACATCTAAAGTGCCGTTATTAAGCAAGGCGCTATTTTCAATAGTGCCAGCTGCGCCCAGTACCAGCGTTGCACCTTGATTAACAGTTGTTAAACCAGAATAAGTATTTACGCCACTTAATGTCTGTACACCACCAGAAACTGTAAGACCACCTGTGCCTGCAATTACGCCAGAAAAGGCATCATTAGCAGCTGTAATAGTGAGGGTTTTAGCCCCCAAAGTTACATTACCTGCACCAGCCAATGCCATGATGCTTGCACCCGCCGTCGTCGCACTGATATCCAATGTGCCTGTTGCAGTGACTTTGCTTGACGTTGCAACTGAACCATCACCGCTCAAAATCACTGTGCCTGCGGTGATTACTGTTGCACCTGTGTAGGCATTAACACTGGACAATGTAAGAGTGCCAGCACCAGTCTTTATTAATTGACCTGAACCTGCCAAAATGGCTGAGATATTTGTAGTGCCAGATGCATTTGTAACATTGTAGTTAGCACTTATTAGTTGGCCAGTCGTACCAATGATAGAACCGCTTGATAAAGTCACCGTGCCGACTGTGTCATTGTAAGCACCCATTGCTAATGTACCGCCCGCAACATTTATTTCACCCACATCCGCCATTGCATCGCTAGCACCAAGCGCCAAGATACCTACGTTAATTATTGTGCCACCTGTATATGTATTAGCGCCACTCAAAGTAGCTGAGCCAGCACCATTTTTCGTCAAACTACCTGTGCCTGCCAAAACGCCAGCTATAGTCAACGAAGTACCTGAAGTAGGCGCTACAGTTAACCCTGTACTTGCAGTAAACGTAGTACCACTTGATGTATTAAGGTCTATAAGGTTGACGCTTGTTGCTGATAAAGCACCAGCAGTTAAATTGAGTGAACCCCCTGTCAATGTTGTGATATTCACGGTACCCGCCTCAGCTAAACCGGACCTTACTGAAGGATTGAAAGTCACCGTTGTACCGGATGGAATTATCACCGCTTGCACATTAGATAAGTCAGGCACAACACCTGTCACATTATTATTACTGGTCAATGCCCAGTTGGCAGGATTAAACCACTCACCCGTGGCACCGCCCACCCAAGTCACTGAAGATTGACGAGTAATCGTACTTGCTGAGTTACCAACAAGCGTTACTTGATAGTTGTTACTGTTAACTAAAGTAACGGCATCCAATGTCACCACTTTATCGCCAGCACTCACATTCTTATTTGCGTAAGTAATCGTTGCCGCAGTGATAGTGTCACCATTTTTCAAACCAGCACTCATGGCTGTTAAATCAGCACTCGAAGCAGCGTATGCCAAGCTACCGTCATACACTTTAGTCACATTTGGTGCATTAATTGAAATTGTGTATTTATTTACTGTCAATCCACCAGCGGTGTAAGTAATGCTGTAGTTAGAGGTTGTAAATGTGCCGCCAGTTGCTACACTCGGTGTTAAAGCGTAAGTTCCGCCAGCGTTTGCTGTTGCTAAACCACCGCCATTTGTATCCGTAATGGTCACGCTGCCAATAGTTTCACTATTTTGTAGACCGGTAGAAGTAAACGCTGTTGAACCTGCACCATAGGTCTTAGCTGTGCCGTAAGTTTTGCTGTCGTTATTTGCAGTAATAGTCAACGCTCTGGCAGAGATCGTCACTGGTGCATTTGCCGCATTCAAGGTTGGCAATTGATAGTTACTTGTTAAGCCACCCGAGCTATCTGTAGCGTCACTCAAAGTAATAGCGCTAATATATTTGCTTGCAGCTGCCACGTTAGCATTATTAGCAACTGCCCCCGTGTAAGTAAGAGTTTCTAAACCTACGCCTGTAACAATTGTAACTGTGCCCGCACCCAAAGTCGTTGTGCCATCATAAGTTTTAGCTGCCGATAAACTCACCGTTGCTTTGTTAATCGTGCTTGCAGTGTTATCGGCATAAGTAATGCTGTAGTTATTACCGCTATTGCCATCGCTAATCGTTGCACTGCTTGTTGTTACTGTCTTATTAGCTGTGCCAGCATTTTTATTTGTAAAAGCTAGGGTAGCTGCGGTCACTGTGTCACCACTAACGCCTAATTGTGAGCTCAATGCAGTTAAATTAGCGGCAGTCGTTGTGTACGTTAACCCACCATCATAGGTTTTAGTAATTGCTGGAGCAGTCAATGTCACAGCCTTAGCAGTGATTGTTGCAGTAGCTGAGCCAGAGATGGAAGCTGTGTAGTTAGCACTGTCAGCACCAGTTAAAGTGCCACCGCTAATTGTAAGTGTCTTGTTTTGACCTGCATGCTTGTCACCAAATGCTGCGGTCACACTTGATACTGAAACCAAGTCATTGGTGATCTGACCTGATACCGTACCTGAGTTAGTCACAGTGGCTGTTGTTGTACCGTCATACGTCTTATCAGCAACAGTGAAACCAGAAATACTGATGGTTTTTTGGTTCACAGTTAATGTGCCATTAGTAGCTGTCACGGTGTAACCAAGGGCAGCCATGCCACCATCAGTCAAGCTATAAGTACCCACTTTGATGTTGCCTGAAGTAGAGTTCACACGGTTGCTAATTGCGTAAATTGGGCTATCGCCATTCACCAAACCGCTCACTGAGCCAGTGATTGATGACAAGCTATCGCCATATGTCATGGTGGCTGATGAAGTACTCATCGTCACTGCAATCGCTTCGCGGTAAATCGCATACTTGCCACTTGCACCTAAAGCCGTCGTAAAGTTGTTTGTGCCAACTTTACTCTTATAACGGAAGTTACCAGTCGCTGAACCTACATAACTTGTCACGCCAGCACTGCCGTTTACTGAACCTGTGTAAATCACTACGCGACCATTAGTACCCGCTGTAATCGCAGGCATAGTCGATGGTGAAACCAACGCATAAGACTGAGTGTTATAAACCGTAGGCATTTGAGCCACAGTAACGACATAACCAGCGCCAAATGTATTATTCACAGCAACGCTGGTAATCGTCTCGCCAGCATACGTCCATCCACTTGAGTTAGCTGAATAGTCAGCAACCAAGTCACCAGAATAGTCAGCACTGTTAATCCAGATATGTGAATTGAAAGAATTGCTTGCTAAGGTCTGCACAGAAGTTGAAACAGCTACACCACCATTAATAATTACATTACCGCCAGTTGACGTACCCGCTGCAGTACTCGTACCTGCATTCAAGATGATTGCTGATGAAGAAGTATCAGCTGTCACCACTTGTTTAGCAATGGTTAAATCGCCCGTGTAAGTGCTGATATTAATTGCACCAGATGTAGACACACCATTTGTAGCACCTACAGTACCGATGGTTAATGCATCTTTATCAGCATAAGTTAAAGTGCTCACACCACTAGCTACCAAGGTGCCAATTGCGTTATTCGTGTTGTTATCTAAAGTCACGCTACCGCCAAGCAATAGCAAGTTAGATGCAACAACATAACCATTCGCACCGTCAGTTATAGCACCCGCGCCTTTTAGGGTGATCGTACTACCAGTTGCAGTTAAAGCTGCGTTAATTGTAATTGCGCCACCATAGATGCTGATTGGTCCAGCAATCGTCTCCACAGCCGACATCGTAATGTCTCTAGTATTACCGTCTTTACCAATGGTTAAACCACCAAGACTGCTAATTGCTTTGCTGAAGGTGTAAGCAGTAGTAAAGCTCGTAGATGCTGGCTGAATCACCAAACTGCCTACACCACTAAAACCACTTGTGCTAAAGCTAGGTGCATCATTTTCAATAATGATCTGACCAGCATTAATTGTTGTTGCACCGCTATAAGTATTCGCGCCTGACATCGTCAAGGCACCACTACCTTGTTTAACCAATGCCCCAATACCACTCATGACACCGCTGTAAGTGGTGTTGGTGGCATCACCAACAGTCAATGTGTAGCTGTTAAGGTTGATGCTACCTGCACCTGCAATCGATGCAATCGTGTCGCTTGCACCCAAGTTATAGATTGCGCCAGATGCAACTGCCACAGCAGTTGCATCATTGAGTGAGCCAGTCACGCTTAAAGTACCTGCGTTAATGGCTGTTGTACCACTATAAGTATTAGCACCGCTTAATGTCAGCGTGCTTGCGCCAGCTTTAGTTAGGCTTGCTGTACCAGAGATGATGCCACTGATAGTTGAGGCAGCAGTATTAGTCACAGTAATACCTGTGTCTGCTTTGATAGCCGCAGCAGTTAAAGCACCAGTCGTGACACTGATATTTTTGAGTGATGTAGTAACACCCACTGCACCAGTAAATGTCGTGTTACCTGTACCAGCTGCCACAGTGAGTGACTCCGTATTTGCTGTAGTACCATCCACTGCACCGCTGAATGTCACTGCTGAGTTTGTTGTGGTGAATGTTGTGTCACCTGTTAACTGAACAGGGCCAGCATATGTCTGTGTGGTGGTCGTTGTTACGCCACCGCTTAATTTAGCAGTACCTGTGGCAGCAGTTGCAAATGAGCCAGTTACAGATAGGTTATGTGCATTCGCAGCAGTACCCATGATGAAACCACCGATGTTATTCAAGGTGGTGTTTGCACCAATATTAGAAGTACCTGATGCAACTGTTTGACCAATCTTGACCGCAAAGTTAGTCGAGGCAGTTTGTACATTAGCTGCATTAACAGAACCGCCAATCGTCACTGCGCCTGTTTGAGTACCGGCGTTAAATGATGTGCCACCCACACCATTTCCAAATACAACTCGCGCATAACCATTACCCACTTGACCAGTTTGTGTGCCACCGCCAGTTGAGGTCTGCGTCGCATTACCAGCAATCGTTACACCGCCCGTTACACCACCAACATAAGATGAACCGCCACCGCCACCATTCCATGGTGTACCACCACCACCGCCATAATAACCACCGCCACCGCCACCGCCATGTTCGTAAGAACCGCTATAAACAGCATTGTCACCACCCACACCAAGAGAGCCAGCAGTGCCAGTATATCCATTAGAAGAAGAAGCAGTACCACCTGATACTTGTGAACCACCCGTTGCCTCAACACCACCACCTGCAGAAGAACTTATCCCAGTTAAACCACCACCTGCGCCGCCTGCACCTCCATTGTCAGCACCACCGCCACCGCCTGCTACGATGACACGATTTGAAAGCGCTGTTCCACCAATACGAATATCAGTTGCACCACCACCTGAGCCTCCATTCATGCTACCGCCGCGACCACCACCATTCCAACCACCAGCGGTTCCAGCTGTACCAGCGACGCTACCCCCTTGCCCTCCGACGTAAATACTAATTGTCTGACCAGCAGTCAAGGTATAAGTCCCTGAGGCGTAACCGCCATTACCAAAGACACTAGCAGAATTTGCTGCAGCATTTCCACCTGAAGCACCCCAAACATAAAATGTATAGGTACCAGCAGACGCGGCTGTATATGTTTGAACTGCACCTGTGTAAGTGAAGTTACTTGTTGAACCCGCAACATATTGTCCCGTACCACCCAGGCCGAAGTAGTTCAATGCATAGGTACCACCCACGTTACCTGCTACATTGATGGCACCACTACCACTCAACATAAACAAGTTATTAGCTCCAGCGCTTGTACCATTCACATTACCGCCAAAGGTAATGGCGCTATCAGTCGTCGAAAGCGAAATATTAGTCGCTGAAATCGTCACATTACCCGTGTATTCTTGTGTGCTGCCAGTAGCGATATTGCCACCTAAAGTCGTTGGGCCGTAAACCAGCAAGCTACCAGTCAACGTGATGGCATTAGGCAAGGTAACAGCTGTGGCATTTGTGGTTTGACCAATAATCAAACTACCTAAACTACTAATTGGTGCATTAAACGTATATGCACTTGCAAAGCTAGAAGCGGCTGAACGCACCCACAATGTACCTGCACCTGTATAGCTACTTGATGTGTAAGTGAGTATGTCACGTTCAACAATTAAAGTACCTGCATTAATGGTTGTGACACCCGTGTAAGTATTCGCACCAGCGAGTAGGATTGTGCCGGCGCCATTTTTAATTAAACTGCCGCCAGCCAATACACCTGCCACCGTCAACGTATCGCCAGAAACTGGGGCAACTGTGTAACCTGTGCTTGCAGTCAATGTCGTACCGCTTGATGTATTCAAGTTTGTGACGTTCACTGAGGTAGTTGATAAAGCACCGTTCGTCACTTCTAGCGAACCGCCAGTGAGTGTTGTGATATTCACCGTACCAGTTTGGGCTGTGCCTGAGCGACCAGCTACTGAGTCATTAAATGTCACTGTGCTACCAGATGGAATCACAACTGCTGATACGTTGCTCAAATCAGGAATTGCACCTGCTGCGCTTGTACCTGTCACCGCCCAGTTAGCCGGGTTGAACCAGTCACCTGCGACCCCACCAATCCAAGTCACTGAAGCTTGACGCGTCACAGTACCGCTATTTGCCGCTGCGTAAGTTACGGTGTAGTTATTACCGTTATTGCCATCGCTAATGG from Polynucleobacter sp. MWH-Spelu-300-X4 encodes the following:
- a CDS encoding autotransporter-associated beta strand repeat-containing protein; the encoded protein is MYKLPRLTLRSRLVKQLHQVLLIFNAGTQTGAVTIGGSVNAANVQTASTNFAVKIGQTVASGTSNIGANTTLNNIGGFIMGTAANAHNLSVTGSFATAATGTAKLSGGVTTTTTQTYAGPVQLTGDTTFTTTNSAVTFSGAVDGTTANTESLTVAAGTGNTTFTGAVGVTTSLKNISVTTGALTAAAIKADTGITVTNTAASTISGIISGTASLTKAGASTLTLSGANTYSGTTAINAGTLISANTSGTSIDDSSAVTVASGATLDLRYAETLGSLAGAGTITTGTAGAKTLTVGGLNTDTTFSGVIQNGSGSLLLTKSGTGTTTLTGTNTYTGATVVNGGSLVFENNVPSITSSGFSGAGTLVIQSAGASFTGAYTFSVPTTSLGGLTIGKSGNTANITISAAQSVAGAVKIYGANIAINAALTATGANTIWLYGSGSVNGTGAITADKLALMGGAVSLTTVTNNVATLAAQDISSLSYVDSNALTVGVVNPTGIVATGAIRISTVTGDLTVSENISTTDTTSSAIVLIAASGAAAGTSTGGNVTIASGKTITAGTNGRIVIYTGSVNDSAGVTDYVGSGSGNFRYNAKEGTAGRTALGASGKYAIYREAIAVTMSTSSATMTYGDSLSSITGSVSGLVNGDSPIYAISNRVNSTSGNIKVGTYSLTDGGMAALGYTVTATNGTLTVNQKTISISGFTVADKTYDGTTTATVTNSGTVSGQITNDLVSVSSVTAAFGDKHAGQNKTLTISGGTLTGADSANYTASISGSATATITAKAVTLTAPSITKAYDGLLTYTTQAADRAAIASALVGGDTISAITLVYSDKNVGTSKTVTPSSVTISDGNNGNNYTVTYAAANSGTVTRQASVTWIGGVAGDWFNPANWAVTGTSAAGAIPDLSNVSAVVIPSGSTVTFNDSVAGRSGTAQTGTVNITTLTGGSLEVTNGALSTTSVNVTNLNTSSGTTLTASTGYTVAPVSGDTLTVAGVLAGGSLIKNGAGTILLAGANTYTGVTTINAGTLIVERDILTYTSSSYTGAGTLWVRSAASSFASAYTFNAPISSLGSLIIGQTTNATAVTLPNAITLTGSLLVYGPTTLGGNIATGSTQEYTGNVTISATNISLSTTDSAITFGGNVNGTSAGANNLFMLSGSGAINVAGNVGGTYALNYFGLGGTGQYVAGSTSNFTYTGAVQTYTAASAGTYTFYVWGASGGNAAANSASVFGNGGYASGTYTLTAGQTISIYVGGQGGSVAGTAGTAGGWNGGGRGGSMNGGSGGGATDIRIGGTALSNRVIVAGGGGGADNGGAGGAGGGLTGISSSAGGGVEATGGSQVSGGTASSSNGYTGTAGSLGVGGDNAVYSGSYEHGGGGGGGYYGGGGGTPWNGGGGGSSYVGGVTGGVTIAGNATQTSTGGGTQTGQVGNGYARVVFGNGVGGTSFNAGTQTGAVTIGGSVNAANVQTASTNFAVKIGQTVASGTSNIGANTTLNNIGGFIMGTAANAHNLSVTGSFATAATGTAKLSGGVTTTTTQTYAGPVQLTGDTTFTTTNSAVTFSGAVDGTTANTESLTVAAGTGNTTFTGAVGVTTSLKNISVTTGALTAAAIKADTGITVTNTAASTISGIISGTASLTKAGASTLTLSGANTYSGTTAINAGTLSVTGSLNDATAVAVASGAIYNLGASDTIASIAGAGSINLNSYTLTVGDATNTTYSGVMSGIGALVKQGSGALTMSGANTYSGATTINAGQIIIENDAPSFSTSGFSGVGSLVIQPASTSFTTAYTFSKAISSLGGLTIGKDGNTRDITMSAVETIAGPISIYGGAITINAALTATGSTITLKGAGAITDGANGYVVASNLLLLGGSVTLDNNTNNAIGTLVASGVSTLTYADKDALTIGTVGATNGVSTSGAINISTYTGDLTIAKQVVTADTSSSAIILNAGTSTAAGTSTGGNVIINGGVAVSTSVQTLASNSFNSHIWINSADYSGDLVADYSANSSGWTYAGETITSVAVNNTFGAGYVVTVAQMPTVYNTQSYALVSPSTMPAITAGTNGRVVIYTGSVNGSAGVTSYVGSATGNFRYKSKVGTNNFTTALGASGKYAIYREAIAVTMSTSSATMTYGDSLSSITGSVSGLVNGDSPIYAISNRVNSTSGNIKVGTYSLTDGGMAALGYTVTATNGTLTVNQKTISISGFTVADKTYDGTTTATVTNSGTVSGQITNDLVSVSSVTAAFGDKHAGQNKTLTISGGTLTGADSANYTASISGSATATITAKAVTLTAPAITKTYDGGLTYTTTAANLTALSSQLGVSGDTVTAATLAFTNKNAGTANKTVTTSSATISDGNSGNNYSITYADNTASTINKATVSLSAAKTYDGTTTLGAGTVTIVTGVGLETLTYTGAVANNANVAAASKYISAITLSDATDSSGGLTSNYQLPTLNAANAPVTISARALTITANNDSKTYGTAKTYGAGSTAFTSTGLQNSETIGSVTITDTNGGGLATANAGGTYALTPSVATGGTFTTSNYSITYTAGGLTVNKYTISINAPNVTKVYDGSLAYAASSADLTAMSAGLKNGDTITAATITYANKNVSAGDKVVTLDAVTLVNSNNYQVTLVGNSASTITRQSSVTWVGGATGEWFNPANWALTSNNNVTGVVPDLSNVQAVIIPSGTTVTFNPSVRSGLAEAGTVNITTLTGGSLNLTAGALSATSVNLIDLNTSSGTTFTASTGLTVAPTSGTSLTIAGVLAGTGSLTKNGAGSATLSGANTYTGGTIINVGILALGASDAMADVGEINVAGGTLAMGAYNDTVGTVTLSSGSIIGTTGQLISANYNVTNASGTTNISAILAGSGQLIKTGAGTLTLSSVNAYTGATVITAGTVILSGDGSVATSSKVTATGTLDISATTAGASIMALAGAGNVTLGAKTLTITAANDAFSGVIAGTGGLTVSGGVQTLSGVNTYSGLTTVNQGATLVLGAAGTIENSALLNNGTLDVTAKTGLGPNLVTDSFVSTSNWATNGAGFGTYSATSTNTVAFYNGELIFSYPANVSVYKTIALADVYTALTLSVNGKQNATFAGRAGKITIEAYDASNTLIGTNSTQFTTTTTLTNYSVTLNLTGVATSAKITFTDVNGNNWGGNYGVNFSHPSLVGVGSSVTNIVSLSGNGQVSLGSSTLNVTNAFETYAGVIAGTGGFKVGGGTQTLSGTNTYTGGTTINAGTLALGASNVLADAGALNVAGGTFDVASFNDTVGNVTLSSGSISGTTGQLTSANYNVTNATGITTISAILAGSGQLTKSGAGTLTLSATNTYTGATAINGGTLSVTGSLSDSTSVAVASGATYALGASDTITSLSGAGSINLNSYTLTVGDANNTTISGVISGNGGALVKRGSGSLTLSGANTYTGTTSVNAGRLIATNSSALGTTAGGTTVAAGATLDLQNVAIGAEQITLAGGTLTDVTSSLAGDIILTANSNLGATNAGDTLTLSGVISGSYGITKIGAGTVVLSGANTYTGATAINGGTLSVTGSLSDSTSVAVASGATYALGASDTITSLSGAGNTALGANTLTLTNANGTYSGVMSGTGGLTLTTGSLTLGGANTYTGATAINGGTLSVTGSLSDSTSVAVASGATYALGASDTITSLSGAGAVNLNGNTLTLANANGTYSGVMSGTGGLTLTTGSLTLGGANTYTGATAINGGTLSVTGSLSDSTSVAVASGATYALGASDTITSLSGAGAVNLNGNTLTLANANGTYSGVMSGTGGLTLTTGSLTLGGANTYTGATAINGGTLSVTGSLSDSTSVAVASGATYALGASDTITSLSGAGAVNLNGNTLTLANANGTYSGVMSGTGGLTLTTGSLTLGGANTYTGATAINGGTLSVTGSLSDSTSVAVASGATYALGASDTITSLSGAGAVNLNGNTLTLANANGTYSGVMSGTGGLTLTTGSLTLGGANTYTGATAINGGTLSVTGSLSDSTSVAVASGATYALGASDTITSLSGAGAVNLNGNTLTLANANGTYSGVMSGTGGLTLTTGSLTLGGANTYTGATAINGGTLSVTGSLSDSTSVAVASGATYALGASDTITSLSGAGAVNLNGNTLTLANANGTYSGVMSGTGGLTLTTGSLTLGGANTYTGATAINGGTLSVTGSLSDSTSVAVASGATYALGASDTITSLSGAGNTALGANTLTLTNANGTYSGVMSGTGGLTLTTGSLTLGGANTYTGATAINGGTLSVTGSLSDSTSVAMAGSAVWDLRSIQTISSLVMTSGNSIVNTTGVPSGLTVIGTADINDIATYGSQTYNGTVTLRGGNVIGGNAPGTGPYMSGGTLNPVSLISNGGNITFNGTINAGLQSALYKRSLTIEAGAGSIVFNQTIGTRGTLAGIADGNIYEFTVKAQNIYINADIITNEIQSYLGHVWIGDNGSNGLFRTLLSEDPSVTFGNYEMTGGTVYAGGIDDATLNTHTLSVLAVSNWSGATDPVITFGNPIGATKALYSITAVTGIQDIASGKSFSDTPVNASQYAGTINIMANVTTASAQTYTSNNFTLGGSSSIANNNIVFTTNHADITFNIGLAPPAFALNNGTTSVTFTLGGSNVNTAAVTAMNAVGIRPQGLFDLKSINLGGSLHSAFNKVMSDVASNSSVTGDVEVGKFEQVNCDSSKSIDGSCDK